Genomic segment of Plasmodium brasilianum strain Bolivian I chromosome 8, whole genome shotgun sequence:
TATATGGAtgcaattataaaatataagaaattatgGGAATGTTTATTAGGCATATTAATAGGgatgatacatatatatcagtTCATATTGAAGATTACACAAACTAACATATTACTTATTAGAGGTTTTACCTTTTCCTGAACTTAATTtcttgatatttttttacttttttatggtaGTAAAAAATTCCTAATATAATGCTGATACCCAGTATTAGGAGAGGTatacaataaattatataaattagaaaTGGTTTAGTTATAAAAGTCCAATTTATAGGAGTTGGacttccttttttcataatCTTAACCGTTTTCTTATACCACAAAAAGTCTAAATTTAGGTTCCGCACGAAAGCACGCAAAGGCCTAGACCATTTAGTTCCATGTGCGTCTTTCAGTACTTTTATCAATCTCCCAATAATTCCATAACCACAAGAAAAATCTAATATTATTGAGATTGATAAAAAcaagaataagaataaaggTAAACAAATTCGtactttgtattttttaaatattatttttctgaaAAACTTATTAGTAATAGTTCTGTTGTTTTAACGAAAATCTAAGTAATCTaattctttgaatatttttttttctatacgAGAATATGCTCTTGTTTCAAACataaaagatttatttttcatatgttGCTTATGACCTCCTTCATTCACTAATGCGCTTCCATTTGACTGCTTTTTTGTTTCTGTggttttttcttcattattagATATGTACCTTTTTTCGTTTGATGGATATTTTGGTATATATTCTTGTAAATATACAGCACATGAATCCTTATCCTGTTTATAGTTTGCTAGTATCCTATATCTGCTTgcatctatttttttttcaagctTGTAATTATCAACCGCAGACATCTTAAATACActctaaaaaaaacaaagtatacatttgttatttaatgAATGAAATATTCTATGCTAAAAAAGCTTATTAACGAAAATAAAACACTAAAAATGGTAATAaccaaaatattttcaaataatattttcatactacgtcatttttaaaatagtatGTCCAGGATAAAAGTATAAAcgcataaattttaatacgtAAAAgtatcatcatttttttttccatgatataaaattttaatactatAACTTATTCaagaaagaataaataaacaatagtataatattattttaatgttaaaaaataattaattatatatttagtatttttttcatttttcttttatgtatttatgatgcgataaaaaaaaaaagtacatataatatatttaacagtAGACACAATgaaaaatatctttaataatatataataaaattcttatctttattttgcttttaataaattaatttttattaaaaaaaataatttgtatacatttataaatattcaaaaaatatagtttaattatttaatgtggaacaataattaaatatttttttattcatcacttataaatatgttaaaataaaaataagtttactgaatatttccaaaaatatatttcatgtaGTAGCATATAGAATGTAGAGAATATAGGCAATGAATTTTCCCTGTATTTAGATAACCAATTTtagcaatatttttattttaataattctaattttaaaaaccatttgttttcaaaaattggaaattaatgttttataatataaattattataatattctaataataataaggtTAAATAAAGCATAGTTAATACAAcagtttatattatattaattacggtaatttaattatttaatgatcTATAATGTAtctagaaaaatataatttactagatattacaaaatatataatttaatatatatttaaaaattcaataaatgagaattttttatttttgtataataatttttgtaaattacgCTTTTAAATTAAGTTTAATTCATATTACTTGTAAAtggattttttttaaattctactctataatttattatttatttcgttttttaaataaataaatatatatatatatacttagaagaaattttaatattatataataaaataaaagtaagaatatatattaatacttaCATAGTTGCATAATTATCAAAATATCATtgtttcattaatatatttttttattcaataaacaataaaaacacatatattttattctttacgttttattacattaagcaaatataattaataactataaaatacaattaatTAAGGAACTacgtaatagtaataataaaatattaaaagtatgtataaacttatatattacaacaaCTTTGTCATACaccatataaataataacgcACATGCATTTTATAGTAAAAACGAAATTACACTAATTTGTGGTGAACCGTTCTTAGAAGTAACTTGAATACTAACTCGTGCATCTAAgccaaaaatatatttgtatatatgaattgtatataagaaaacagtttgtgttttttgttttgttttatttcatttacaaaatgagaatttaaatataagagAGTTCTTATCAGTGAGTATAAACTATATGTATCATTTTGCATTcttgaaataatattaaatctttacttatatatttataaaagacCATGAATatagtacaaatatataaataaatacctacatataatgaaatgcttgtacaaaatatatatttatttcgaTTACTATTGATGATAATTTAGATTTttacagatatatatattatatttttatcattgtaCAATTATTAGAAATCAAATCCcccccaaaaaaaaagaattttacgtatttaataataatatatgattaaaATTAACTCATTAACATAATCATtgaataacataaaaaataatttcataatatataacttaagtttattaaatgccaaattaatatatatttaattaattttcacTAAACTTAATTAACACTCTAACttggaataataataaaataattggtGTTAACTCTTTTcataattgttattatatttaatccCTCAATTAGTAAGAAGTTATAagcataattaaaaaatataatttttttttatacatttataactgtacatttattaaatctataaaaaacaaaatatctGTTAAAAAGGCGTttacaattaatatattttatattatatattacacaaaacgtattttatagaataaacATGTTTTTTACTAAgcaatatatatcaatacttaaatacataaaaattaatctCTATATTTTTGATTCCTGTAATTAAGTGCAAAACAAgactcatttatttttaatttaaagctaatattatatttttcttattatatgaaaaaatagtcAATTTATAATAGAGTCaggtatataatataaagaatcATATACtagtacaaatataaattatcacagatctacaaaaattatataaaatatgctaataaatattcatttaaaaacaaaaacataaatattcctacaaatatatataaagttgcaaatatacaaattatgccataaaattatattaggctaccaaattaatttaaaatataaattataaaatattaaaatatttaatttcagaaaaaatgaatataatgttttattgTTAGATATCAAAGAGACCACGTAGGAACATGtgcatttataatatattagaattatatataaggtTCTTAAGTATATCACTGAAAATATTAAGgctatttttacttattaaaGACGTtcttacacatatatacatattctctaatataaatttaactcAGTCATCAACTTGATTTTTTTATACCTTTCGTTATTGCAAGAGATCTTCTAAATGCTTATCAAAAATAGGATATCTGTCATAGTGATATGTATCCCAAAGGCCATTATACTAGTATAGGGTTGTATTGTGTATACATCTTCCAACAttacaattaattttataagttCTATAAGCTTCTCgtttacattatttaaatatccCATTCTTCTTACTGTTGAAGAAGTTATTCAtgacaaagaaaaaagaaaaaatataactccAAATCCATAGCttctacattttattttttaatgatatacCACGAAATctcctctttttttcaaTCAAATCatcataatttctttttttaatccattttttttcaaaatgaaagtgttttccatcaaaaatttcattattataatctacATTTTCTGTATAGTACTGCgacttatttaataaacttttatttgattttttattttttcttttcgttactttttcattatgaGATATGTCTTTCTGTTTATCAATTTCAGCATTTGggaatcttttttttaaaagtatattatttgaatctttgtcatgtttatatttttctaataatcTATAACGTTTTATATCTATTTTCCTATCATACTTACAGTTTCCGTCCTAAGATTTGCCAGATATACACTAAAAATTCAAAGTAAatgattataattaataagaataaataaactaatggtaatatattgtaatgattaatacaaaacaaaaaaattataaataataaatattatacttatatgaTATTGTTTTACCACATAATTACTAAAATTGCTTATCCATGATAGAATGATAAACTTagcaattttaataaatatttttatattaattttgtgtcccattatatatatctttaatactatattatattaaggaaaatgttaacaaaaatataatgtactTCCAATAACAAACAgttctatatttattaaattttttttttttataatactctcataaaaatataataaaatatatataattataattaataatactaCATATAAATAGTAACATAActttagaaatatattgtataactaataatgttatattaatataaatataagttttataaaaataaattaactaGAATTTGTtcgtatataattaaatatatatttaatttaatgtaGTGTATTAATTAGGTAAtgcttttattaattattttcggaataaaataagaaataagtaagggtttttatattgtatgtaaatattgaGTTTATCTACTACATAGAATGTgcagtacatatataatatattcttcaatatattaacgtaataattaataattttaaggttgttatcataataataattctaaatttgtaaatattgtATTTAGGAAAATCTAGATATATTTTGTAGaacattaattattataacactataaaaataataataacaaaataaaacaaaaactttgtgtattattacaattatagTAGGGGAATTAGTTTCTccttaatgaatatattttattgtgtaTAATTCTCTTAAAATGATGAATTTAATCTATACTACCTAATCTATAAAGATATAGACACTATAAAGCAAACAGTAATTCATTCTTTATATTTgtgctattatttttaaaaattacaatttttaattttgatttattctATCATTTCTCAATGAAAAATCGCTATATTGGAGGACAttatactttaattttttatttattatatatatatttagaagaaATACTAATATGGTagaaaaaggataaaaaacaaatgttgttaaagataaaatgtttatagaaatattgcatgcaattatattaattaatgaatattCCAGATGAAATGAATTTACaattaagtataatatatataatgaataatttgCACACAAAAAATAGGATAAgacaaaataatttactaaaatgtatgttttagtaatttttctattaatttcagaaggtatatattattttttatttattcctttaaaaatatgttatgtCAGGAGCAAATATTAAAGGTGtactaaaataaataaacataaacataaatataaaaacaaataatcatttattaaaaaattataaacaaaaaatatattatacccAAATACTTGCCTTCTTTATGTGGAACTCAAACAGtgataattatgaaaaagttATACTCACAAgatattattgtaataatcTGAAATATATCGTTATATTGTAGttatctttaaaataaattatttatacaagGTAATAATAAACGGCATtagaaaatgttaaaatattacaaaaattaatatcattatatttttatagttttacattatttatacttttaccTCAACATATATTCAACCTCCTTATCTATCTTTTTATGTTACAAGGATTTCGGTATTTAACGTTTTATATCACATAAAATATTGCCATATAAAGTATAAGCCattccatttttaaaatgtttaaaaacaaatatatacgtattatgagattatttatgaaaaataaattctctACCTCATATATTCctcttaaaaatttaaatataaatacaagttttttgttttttctatatttattatttctaaacaatattttagtattttcttttaaaaataaatcatatttttttaaattatttatgattTTACTCAATTAAGCagtaatatacaaatatattaagttccttataaaaaatatatttttgtccttaatatatatttacacaataaatgaattatgctactatatatatgtagtagTATAAATATCTTATTATATCAGCATTCACCTCTAGAtccaatatttttttgtttaatcctatcttataaaattattatgtatactaatatattttatttttagatgGTAATGTGTTCAACACTAAATGCAAATAGactaattcattttttacctttAGTATTATTGtctaaaatgtaataaaaatatttttacttttacaaagaaaattttaaaagattttttccttttttttttaaacagtaagtaatttattaatatttccaatataaatttttatacttatttaataaaatcttttagaataaaatattgaaatttttttaataaagctaaaataaaacatatctaattaaaaaaaaaacaatataatatgcatatgaattatcaataaaaaaataatgcttcatttaatataattctatctaaaaatttacattataaatataaatgtattagtATTTGACAATAtagtttaaatatattttttttataaacctttaaaataataataactcttcaattgatatatatttagacataaaaaaagaggaaataaatataaaatgttacTTGCAAATTATTAGATTAATGCAgaacaaattaatatttatccATTACACCTAActataatttacttttttagtgatgtattgatatatttaaaattttactattatgaaaggcaaaaaaaaaaaaataattcatattatctattaatatataagtaaatttaattcattaatataatcattttatattttaaaaaataaaaaataataacatgaaatatttataaatattcagtataatatatatttaagtaattttttaaaattaagctcaattataaaaaatgaaaagtgtTTAGCCATACATTAACTGATCATATGTAGAAATCCTAAGTTAATCgattataaacaaaaaaatatttaataaaaataataattttatatatatatattttccctttaaaccattaaaaaaaaaataaatgtttgtTAGAAGGacgtttaaataaataagttcTATAACacaatatttataaacatatttatataataaatattaaatatttccttatataatatacatgtatcAATACAACAATATACTTTCACATTTAAATGTTAAACGAAAAATGTAATAcatccttttttaatataaatctAATTAAACATTTATCTAAATATATCAACAAATAACCATTTTAGATTAGAAAGAgatcaaataaaaagaaatattattatagttaAAATGTAAATCACCACAAAATGTTGATAAAATTGTATAgattatctttttatatagtaacaataacGTACAAAAACATATACTTATACGAATTTACTggaatacattaatataccCTAAGccattatttacattaaagctaaaactataatttaaactacaagtagaaatatattaacacattctaattcacaaaaaaactaagatagaatttttttaacttgtTCATCAAGAATTCCCTTATCTGTATGTTCATATACAAGAATTAAGCAATTATTGATAtgcttattatatatatttatatatattgtaataattaGTTCActtgattattttattacagaAAATAGTATGTAActcattattaattttatctttgtCTGAACTTTattctttcatattttttaacttttttatgataataaacaACCCTTGATATAAGTGTTATACCTAATATTAAAAACGGTAAGCCATATATTAGAATTCTAAATAATCTTAATAATACATGCAATTCACTGATATTTCCAGACGTTACTCCAATGGATCTCCAAAACCCTTCTACTACATCTTTCAGCGACACATAAACAGGATTCAACCACCCATTATTTTGTCCcgatttttttaaaatatccgAAAATCCTATTGTACCCCACAACCCATTTTTTCCATCTGCCAAACCCCACGATAAATCTACTATGGGCAGCACT
This window contains:
- a CDS encoding fam-m protein produces the protein MGHKINIKIFIKIAKFIILSWISNFSNYVDGNCKYDRKIDIKRYRLLEKYKHDKDSNNILLKKRFPNAEIDKQKDISHNEKVTKRKNKKSNKSLLNKSQYYTENVDYNNEIFDGKHFHFEKKWIKKRNYDDLIEKKRRFRVRRMGYLNNVNEKLIELIKLIVMLEDVYTIQPYTSIMAFGIHITMTDILFLISI
- a CDS encoding fam-l protein, coding for MEKKMMILLRIKIYAFILLSWTYYFKNDVSVFKMSAVDNYKLEKKIDASRYRILANYKQDKDSCAVYLQEYIPKYPSNEKRYISNNEEKTTETKKQSNGSALVNEGGHKQHMKNKSFMFETRAYSRIEKKIFKELDYLDFR